Genomic DNA from Thiosocius teredinicola:
TCTTCGTCGACAACGGTTTGTTGCGCCTCGACGAGGGTGATCAGGTCATGGCGACCTTCGCCGAGCACATGGGCGTCAACGTCATCCGCGTGGATGCCGAGGAACGGTTCCTCAAGGGTCTCAAGGGCGTCTCCGACCCGGAACAGAAACGCAAGATCATCGGCAACCTGTTCATCGACATCTTCGAGGAAGAGGCGGCCAAGCTCGAAGACGTCTCGTTCCTTGCTCAGGGAACTATCTATCCCGACGTCATCGAGTCGGCCGGCGCGGCCTCGGGCAAGGCGCATGTGATCAAGTCGCACCACAATGTCGGTGGCCTGCCGGACTACATGAAGCTGCAGCTGATCGAGCCGCTGCGCGAGTTGTTCAAGGATGAAGTGCGCCGCGTCGGTGTCGAACTCGGACTGCCTTCCGAGATGATCTATCGTCATCCGTTCCCGGGGCCGGGGCTGGGCGTACGTATTCTCGGTGAGGTGAAGAAAGAATACGCCGATATCCTGCGCCGCGCCGATGCGATCTATATCGACGAAATGCGCAAGGCCGATCTGTATGACGAGGTCAGCCAGGCATTTGCGGTGTTCCTGCCGGTCAAGTCGGTCGGCGTGGTCGGTGACGCACGCCGCTACGAATACGTCATAACGCTGCGTGCGGTAAAGACCATCGATTTCATGACGGCGAGCTTTGCGCACCTGCCATACGAGTTCCTCGAATGCGTTTCGAGCCGGATCATCAACGAGGTGAACGGCGTATCGCGTGTGGCCTTCGATATCTCGAGCAAACCGCCGGCGACGATCGAGTGGGAATAAGCCACGCGTGAGTCCGTCTAACGATGAGGGCTTCATGCAGCATGCATTGGCATTGGCCGAGCGTGCTGCAGACCATGGCGAGGTGCCGGTGGGTGCCGTCGTGGTGGCCGAGGGGCGAATCATCGGGGAGGGTTGGAATCAACCCATAGGGCGGCACGATCCGACGGCGCATGCGGAGATCGTCGCACTGCGCGCCGCTGCGCAGACGCTGCAGAACTACCGTTTGCCCGGTACCACCTTGTACGTCACCCTCGAGCCTTGCCCGATGTGCGCCGGCGCTATCGTGCATGCCCGCGTCGATCGCGTGGTTTTCGCGACCACCGATCCGCGTTCAGGCGCGGCAGGCAGCATGTTTGATCTGTTACCCTCCGATCAACGGTTTAACCACTACACGCA
This window encodes:
- the guaA gene encoding glutamine-hydrolyzing GMP synthase, producing MTTDIHAHRILIVDFGSQYTQLIARRVREAGVYCEIWPYDNCEEALATQKPRGVILSGGPETVTGEDTPRAPQMVFEMGVPVLGICYGMQTMAAQLGGRVASSDKHEYGYAQVRARGHSRLLTNIEDHTSAEGWGLLDVWMSHGDRVEELPPAFKVICSTDNAPLAGMCDETRNFYGLQFHPEVTHTRQGGRILERFLFEICECEALWNPNSIIEDGIHSMREQVGDGRVVLGLSGGVDSSVVAAMLHRAIGDRLVCIFVDNGLLRLDEGDQVMATFAEHMGVNVIRVDAEERFLKGLKGVSDPEQKRKIIGNLFIDIFEEEAAKLEDVSFLAQGTIYPDVIESAGAASGKAHVIKSHHNVGGLPDYMKLQLIEPLRELFKDEVRRVGVELGLPSEMIYRHPFPGPGLGVRILGEVKKEYADILRRADAIYIDEMRKADLYDEVSQAFAVFLPVKSVGVVGDARRYEYVITLRAVKTIDFMTASFAHLPYEFLECVSSRIINEVNGVSRVAFDISSKPPATIEWE
- the tadA gene encoding tRNA adenosine(34) deaminase TadA; the encoded protein is MSPSNDEGFMQHALALAERAADHGEVPVGAVVVAEGRIIGEGWNQPIGRHDPTAHAEIVALRAAAQTLQNYRLPGTTLYVTLEPCPMCAGAIVHARVDRVVFATTDPRSGAAGSMFDLLPSDQRFNHYTQCEGGVLAEQSAMLLRDFFRARR